The following are encoded in a window of Phragmites australis chromosome 22, lpPhrAust1.1, whole genome shotgun sequence genomic DNA:
- the LOC133904652 gene encoding elongation factor 2-like, producing MSGSEIIFGPPVVSYRETVIDRSRRTMMSKSPNKHNQLCIEAQPLEKDLTKAIDDELIGRGDCPQHVRGHVQGFQYVGEIRDSVVVGF from the coding sequence ATGAGCGGCAGCGAGATTATATTTGGCCCACCTGTGGTCTCTTACCGTGAGACTGTCATTGACAGGTCGCGTCGCACCATGATGAGCAAGTCACCGAATAAGCACAACCAGTTGTGCATAGAGGCCCAGCCATTGGAGAAGGACCTCACCAAGGCGATTGACGACGAGCTTATCGGACGAGGTGACTGTCCACAACATGTTCGTGGGCATGTGCAGGGGTTCCAGTATGTGGGTGAGATCAGGGACTCGGTGGTTGTCGGCTTCTAG